In Schizosaccharomyces osmophilus chromosome 2, complete sequence, the following proteins share a genomic window:
- the hsf1 gene encoding DNA-binding transcription factor Hsf1 — translation MIQSASSVNSNNINGANQVVEMSASPGAETPLANGNALTSMGAGSSSGSQTRKITQFSNKLYNMVNDSSTDSLIRWSERGDSFFVIGHEDFAKLVLPRYFKHNNFSSFVRQLNMYGFHKVPHIQQGVLQSDSPNELLEFANPNFQRDQPELLCYVTRKKGGSQASDDAANSLDMSTITMELQNIRNQQMNLSSELNRIQVDNAALWQENIETRERQRRHQETIDKILRFLASVYLDGKQKPASKVMPKSRRLLLEAKYPSALNPNSNPNLSSNRTSPFDASSNVTPTNAGFPPANVNQENDAELRFRSMSAGPASSSNITAAKSDTASPKNMDAHNLMNELNSQRKNSVEPLPNTMDSGISPNRSPSTELPTHSNEDDGLESKLSNTGDIINMLDDAGTVDNENMNALSPLLFDYQDSGYPSNVDPAPEQNSMPVYGAQNNSYPADSAVSNRSALNPYSCNDYLSNMNPSYTSYPNKEQLTNYYPGFASDQKRITNVNDGIAKQDQNIQALADILGIPLSDVKGDSSGNPAYASSSLNNNYNMPISSDLESVLNVAPSEESFSESNPVFDEFTNISNLTSPPEASTGQSFDPNNMVLPGMQKAPMNTPSSQVRKKRKSSVGV, via the exons TGATTCAGTCCGCATCCTCAGTTAATAGCAATAATATTAATGGAGCGAATCAGGTGGTGGAAATGAGTGCTTCTCCCGGTGCTGAAACGCCTTTAGCGAACGGTAATGCCTTAACTTCCATGGGTGCTGGTTCGAGTTCTGGGTCGCAAACGAGAAAGATTACTCAATTCAGCAATAAACTATACAACATGGTGAACGATTCCTCGACGGACTCTCTCATCCGCTGGAGCGAACGTGGTGATTCCTTTTTCGTCATCGGGCATGAGGACTTCGCAAAACTTGTACTTCCTCGGTATTTCAAGCATAATAACTTTTCGAGTTTTGTACGACAGTTAAACA TGTACGGTTTTCATAAAGTCCCTCATATTCAGCAGGGAGTTTTGCAGTCGGACAGCCCCAACGAGCTGCTTGAGTTTGCCAATCCCAATTTTCAACGCGACCAACCCGAACTTTTATGTTACgttacaagaaaaaagggtGGCTCTCAAGCTTCCGACGATGCTGCTAACTCATTAGACATGTCAACAATTACAATGGAATTGCAGAACATTCGAAATCAACAAATGAATTTATCCAGCGAACTAAACCGAATTCAAGTCGATAATGCTGCCCTTTGGCAAGAAAACATCGAAACCCGGGAGAGGCAACGTCGACATCAGGAAACTATTGATAAAATTCTTCGGTTTCTTGCTAGCGTGTACTTGgatggtaaacaaaagccaGCAAGCAAAGTTATGCCCAAGAGTCGCCGACTTTTGTTGGAAGCCAAATACCCCTCTGCGTTGAATCCAAACTCAAATCCCAACCTAAGCTCCAACCGTACTTCTCCTTTTGATGCATCTTCCAACGTGACACCTACTAATGCAGGGTTTCCTCCTGCGAACGTAAACCAGGAAAATGACGCCGAATTAAGGTTCCGATCTATGTCAGCTGGTCCTGCCTCATCTAGCAATATTACTGCAGCAAAGTCTGATACCGCATCTCCCAAAAATATGGATGCTCATAATTTAATGAACGAGTTAAATTCACAGAGGAAGAATTCCGTGGAACCTCTTCCGAATACAATGGATTCTGGCATCTCTCCAAATCGGTCTCCATCCACTGAATTGCCCACTCATTCcaatgaagatgatggTTTAGAATCGAAGTTATCGAATACGGGTGATATCATCAACATGCTAGATGATGCCGGAACAGTGGACAATGAAAATATGAACGCGCTGTctcctttgctttttgattATCAAGATTCCGGGTATCCTTCGAATGTGGATCCTGCTCCTGAGCAAAATAGCATGCCTGTTTATGGTGCCCAAAATAATAGTTATCCAGCTGATAGTGCTGTCTCCAATAGGTCAGCTTTGAATCCATATTCATGTAACGATTACTTGTCCAACATGAACCCCTCTTATACGTCTTACCCAAACAAGGAACAGCTTACCAATTATTATCCAGGTTTTGCTTCTGATCAGAAACGAATCACAAATGTAAATGATGGGATCGCAAAGCAAGATCAAAATATTCAAGCTTTGGCTGATATATTAGGGATCCCTCTTTCTGATGTGAAAGGTGACTCCAGCGGAAATCCTGCCtatgcttcttcttctttaaataaCAACTACAACATGCCTATTTCTTCTGATTTAGAGAGCGTGTTAAATGTCGCTCCTAGTGAAGAGTCCTTTTCGGAATCAAATCCCGTTTTTGATGAGTTTACGAACATTTCTAATTTGACTTCTCCTCCAGAAGCTTCCACAGGTCAAAGTTTTGATCCAAACAATATGGTATTGCCTGGAATGCAGAAGGCTCCTATGAATACTCCTTCTTCTCAAGttcgtaaaaaaagaaagtccAGTGTTGGTGTATAA